A segment of the Flavobacteriales bacterium genome:
ACGCGTTGGTGAAGGATGAACCGGGGCTTGCGTTCACACCGCGTGGAAAAGTGCAGGCGAAGGGGAAGGGGGAAATGGAGATGTACTTCGTTGGAAGGACGTGATCCGGAACGGGATCATCTTCAGCATATCGCTCAGGTTGATATGCACCATACCATCATTCTGTACCATTCCTCCAGATCGTTAATTTCGGTAACCAAATTCCTACCGCCATGCAACAAGACACCACATCGCACGCCGGACTGTACCGCCTCGCCGGGATCGCCGCCATCTGTGCCGGCCTCCTGATCCTCTCCTTCGCGGTAGCGGCAGATTCACATGGCATCTTCTTCGTACCCGATGCGATCCACGGCGGGTCCATCGAGACCTGGATCGGCAATGTGCGTGCGAACCCGGGACTATCGCACGCGATCCATGCCCTGCCCGTGCTCGGCTTCGCGTGCATGCTCCTGATGGCCTTGTGCATCCATCGCCTGGTCGACCGCAACGACTGGCGAAGGATGGTCTCCTTGTTCGGCTATCTGGTGGGTGTCCCGTTAGCGGTATTGACCATGGTGGAACAACTGAGCCTGATGAACCAAGTGGTCTTCCAATCGGAGCAAATGCCGGAACAAGCAGGTGCGATCCTCACCTACGCCACCTTCCGGATCTTCCAATGGGAGGTGGTGAACAACATCTTCGGTCCGCTCTTCATCATCATACTGGGCCACACCTTCCTGGCCGCCGCTGCGCACCGGGCCGGTATGCTGCCGCGTTGGATGCTCATCTGGGCCGCGGTCAACGCGAGCTGCCTGTTGCTCAGTTTCTCCTTCGTGCTGGTTCCCGCCATGGGGATCCTCGGCTTCGCTGCGCCATCTAGCATGATCTGGCTGATCGTACTGGGTGCGCGCATGCTCCGACGGGCGAAACCGTGAACATGTCAAGCCGCATGTGTCTTCGTCCCGATCTACCAGGAGAAAGCAGCGGTGAAGGGACAGGTGAATATCAGTGAAGCGACCTATCGGTTGGT
Coding sequences within it:
- a CDS encoding DUF4386 family protein — protein: MQQDTTSHAGLYRLAGIAAICAGLLILSFAVAADSHGIFFVPDAIHGGSIETWIGNVRANPGLSHAIHALPVLGFACMLLMALCIHRLVDRNDWRRMVSLFGYLVGVPLAVLTMVEQLSLMNQVVFQSEQMPEQAGAILTYATFRIFQWEVVNNIFGPLFIIILGHTFLAAAAHRAGMLPRWMLIWAAVNASCLLLSFSFVLVPAMGILGFAAPSSMIWLIVLGARMLRRAKP